The Methylobacterium durans nucleotide sequence GGCGGCGGCGCCGATCGGGGCGGCCTTCACCCTGATCTGCCTCGTCACCGGCTCGCTCTGGGGCAAGCCGATGTGGGGCACCTACTGGGTCTGGGACGCGCGGCTCACCTCGATGCTCGTCCTGTTCCTGATCTACTGCGGGATCATCGCCCTCTGGCGCACCATGGAGGACCCGAACCGGGCCGCCCGCGCCGTGGCGATCCTGACGCTGGTCGGCGCCGTCAACCTGCCGATCATCAAGTTCTCGGTGAACTGGTGGTCGACGCTCCACCAGCCCGCCTCGATCCTGCGCATGGGCGGCCCGACCATCGACCCCTCGATGCTCTACCCGCTCCTGACCATGATCGCCGCCGCGACGCTCTTGGGCGTGACGCTCCACCTCTACGCGATGCGCACCGAGATCCTGCGGCGGCGCGTGCGGACGCTGACGATCCGCGAGGCCGAGCGGCTCGATGCCGGCGCGCCCGTCCTCGTGCCGGGCCCGGCCGCCGGCTCGACGCCCCTCGGCCAGGCCCTGTGAGGGACGCCATGCTCGGTCTCGGACCCCATGCCGACTTCATCCTCGGCGCCTACGCCTTCAGCGGCCTCGTGATGGCCGGCCTCGTCCTCAACGCGATCCGGGACCGCCGGGCGCAGGAGCGCGCGCTCGCCGATCTGCAGCGCCGGGATCGCCCGTGAGCGAGCCGCAGAATTCCGCCTCGGAGCCGGTGCGCCGCTCGCTCCTCCTGATCATCCCGCTGGTCGCCTTCGTGGTGCTGGCCGGCCTGTTCTTCCTCCGCCTGCGCTCCGGGGTCGACCCGGCCGCGATCCCCTCCGCGCTGATCGGCAAGCCGGTGCCGGCCTTCGAGCTCCCGGGCGTGCCGGGCCTGGAGGCCGAGGGCCGGCCAGTGCCCGGCCTCTCCAGCGCCGACCTCAAGGGCGGCGTGACACTCGTGAATTTCTGGGCCTCGTGGTGCGCGCCCTGCCAGGTCGAGCATCCGATGCTGATGCGCCTCGCCCGGGAGCCCGGCCTGCGCCTCGTGGGCATCGACTACAAGGACGCGCCCGAGAACGGCCGCCGCTTCCTTGCCCGCAACGGGGTGCCCTTCTCGGCGGTCGGGCTCGATGCGAGCGGCCGGGTCGGCATCGATTTCGGCGTCTACGGCGTGCCCGAGACCTTCATCGTCGGGCCGGACGGGATCATCCGCGACAAGCTCGTCGGCATCGTCACGCCCGAGAACCTGAACGCCGTCCTGGCCAAGATCCGGGCGGCGGCCGGGCCCGGCGGCCAGGCCGCAGCGCGCTGACGGCTCAGGCGGCCTCGGCCGGATCCTCGGCGCGGCCGTCCTTGCGCTCGTAACGGCTGAGCAGCGGCGTCTGGGCCAGCGCGAACAGGATCGTCAGCGGCATGATGCCGAAGACCTTGAAGCTCACCCAGAAATCCTCCGTCTGCGTGCGCCAGACCACCTCGTTCAGCGCCGCCAGCGCCAGGAAGAACAGGCCCCAGCGGAAGGTGAGCTTGCGCCAGCCCTCGTCGGTGAGCGCGAACACGCTGTCGAGCACAACCGAGAGCAGCGACTTGCCGAAGACGAGGCCGCCGAGCAGCACGAGGCCGAAGAGCGTGTTCACGATGGTGGGCTTGACCATGATGAAGGTCTTGTCCTGGAGCACCAGGGTCAGCCCGCCGAACACCACCACCACGACGCCCGAGACGAGCGGCATGATCGGCAGGCGCCGCACCAGCGCGTAGTGGATGGTGAGCGCGATCACGGTCGCCGCGATGAACAGGCCGGTCGCCGCGAACAGCTTCTGGTCGGCCGCCACGCCGAAGCGCTCCGCGTAGGCGTTGCCGAGGAAGAACAGCACCAGCGGCCCGAGTTCGAGCGCGAGCTTCGGCAGAGGCGCGAGGTGGCGCTGCGGGGGGACGGATTCGATCTGCATCAACGGGTCCGGCTGCGTGTCGGGCGGGGTCTGAGAGCAGGTTTCTGGCGCCGCCGCGGACCACGATGTAAGCTATGCCCCCGCCGTTTCCTACCGGAGCCGCGCCGACCATGAGTATCCGGATCGTCCACGCGGAGATCGAGGCCCTGCTCGCGGACCTCGCGGCGCGCACCGACCGCGACGGCGCGCCACACCTGTCCAAGGGCGAGGATTTCGCCCGCACCGGCGTGGCGCGGGCGGCCCTCTAAGCCTTCTCCAGCCCCGCGATGGCCCGCGCGAAGTCCCGCGCCGTGAAGGGCTCCAGATCCTCCACGCCCTCGCCGACGCCGATGAAGTGGACCGGCAGGCCGAACTTCGCCGCGAGCGCGATCAGGATGCCGCCGCGGGCCGTACCGTCGAGCTTCGTCATGACGAGGCCGCTGACGGGGGCCGCCTGCGAGAACAGCTCGACCTGGCTGAGCGCGTTCTGGCCGACCGTGGCGTCGAGGACGAGGAGGGTCGCGTGGGGCGCCTCGGCGTCGAGCTTGCGCATCACGCGCACGATCTTCTCCAGTTCCGCCATCAGGCCGGCCTTGTTCTGCAGGCGGCCGGCCGTGTCGATGAGGAGCACGTCGGTGCCCTGGCGCTTGGCATCCTGCAGGGCGTCGAAGGCGAGGCCCGCCGCGTCCGCGCCCTGCGCCCGCGTGACGACGGGCGTGCCGGTCCGCTCGCCCCAGACCTTCAGCTGCTCCACCGCAGCGGCGCGGAAGGTGTCGCCGGCTGCCAGCATCACGCTGCGCCCTTCCGCCTTCAGCTTCGAGGCGAGCTTGCCGATCGTCGTGGTCTTGCCGGCCCCGTTCACCCCGACCATCAGGATAACGAAGGGCTTCCTGTCCGCCTCGATCCGCAGGGGCTCGGCGACGGGGTCGAGCGCCCGCTCCACCTCGGCGGCGAGGATCGCCCGCACCTCATCCGGCGAGATGCCCTTCTCGTAGCGGCCCTTGCCGACGGCCTCGGAGACCCGTGTTGCGGTCTCGACGCCGAAATCGGCCTGGATCAGGGCATCCTCCAGGTCTTCCAGCGTCGTCGCGTCGAGCTTGCGCTTGGTGAAGAGGCCCGTCACCCGGTCCGACAGGGAGGTCGAGGTCCGCTTCATGCCCGCGGTGAGGCGGCCCCACCAGCCGCGCGTCTCCGCCGGCTCGGCGAGGTCGAAATCCTTGGCCGCGTCGGTCGCGAGCGCGGCCGCCGTGTCGACGGGCTGGATGTCCGGATCGGGGGGCGCCGTGCCGAGTTGCAGGGCGGAGGACGCGGGCTCGGCGGGCTCCGGTTCGAAGGCCTGCGCGGTCGTGTCCGCCGGTTCCGCCCCGCGCGCGGGCGCGTCGCCGGCCGTGCCGGCGGGCGGGCGCTCGGTCTCGCCCTCGATCGGCTGAAGGTCCGCGCCCTCGATCTCGTCGGGGACCGCATTCCTGTCCGCGTCCTCCGGAGAGGGCTCGGAGGGCGGCAGCGGCACGTGCTTGACGTCGTCGGCGCCCGTCGCGAAATCGGGCTCGCCCTCCGATGGCGAGGCCGGGGAATCCGGGGCCGGGACCGGCGTTTCCTCGGCGGCCGGCGTGCCTTTGCGCCCGAACAGGCGGCCGAACCAGCCCGGCTTCTCGTCTTGACTCATGCGTCCCTGCTCCCGCAGGCCGGGCTCCCAGAGCCGACCCGCCTCTCGCGTGCCACCGATGATCCTGCCTGACATAGGCGCCCGCCTCCTCTACCGCGATGCCCTGCTGCTCGTCATCGACAAGCCGGCGGGCCTGCCGGTGCATCCGGGCCCGAAGGGCGGCGAGACCCTGACCGACCATCTCGACGCCCTCCGCTTCGGCTTGCCGCGGCGCCCCGAGGTGGTGCACCGGCTCGACCGCGACACCTCGGGATGCCTCGCGCTCGGGCGCCACGCCAAGGCGCTGACCCGCCTCAACCGCCTGTTCGCGACCGCGATGGCCGAGAAGGTCTACTGGGCGCTCGTCGAGGGCGGTCCCGAGGCGGAATCGACGAGCATCGACCTTCCCCTCGCCCGCCGCTCGGACGACCCGCGCAGCTGGTGGATGAAGGCCGACCCGGCCGGCGAGCCGGCGCTGACCCATGTCCGCGTGCTCGGGCGCACGCCGGACCGAGCGCGGAGCTGGCTGGAATTGCGGCCGGTCACCGGGCGCACGCATCAACTGCGCGTCCATTGCGCCGCGTCGGGATTCCCGATCGTCGGGGACGCGATCTACGGCAGCGCTCCGCGGACCGGGTTCCCCGGGCTCCAGCTCCACGCGCGCGCCCTCACCTTGCCGCTCTATCCGAAGAAGGAGCCGGTGCACGCCGAGGCTCCCGTGCCGGAGCATATGCGGGCGGGGCTCGCGGAATGCGGCTGGCGAGCCTGAGGCGACTTCAGCCCGCGATGAGCGTGCGCCCGTCGTGTCCCGCGATCCGCACCGCGCGGATCTCGCCGGGCTCGGCCGTCAGCCGAACGGGAGTGAACGCCTCCGTGCGGCCGGTGCCGCCGCGCTCGGCCAGAACGAGGCGGCTTTCGCCGACCTCCGCGTCGAGGTGGCGCCGCAACGCCGCCGCGCCCACGTCCCGCAATCGCGCGGCACGCTCGCGCACGAGGCCGGGATCGACCGGCGGCATCCGGGCTGCGGGCGTTCCGGGGCGGGGCGAGAAGGGGAAGACGTGCAGGTGCGTGAGGCCGCACGCCTCCACGAGATCGAGGGTCCGGGCAAACTGCGCCTCGGTCTCGGTCGGGAAGCCCGCGATCAGGTCCGCCCCGAACACCGCGCCGGGACGAAGCCGGCGGATGGTCTCACAGAAGCGGATCGCGTCGGCGCGGGCATGGCGGCGCTTCATGCGCTTGAGGACGAGGTCGTCGCCCGCCTGGAGCGAGAGGTGGAGATGCGGCATCAGCCGCGCCTCCTCGGCGAGCGCGGCGACGAGATCCGCGTCGGCCTCGATCGAGTCGATCGAGGAGAGCCGCAGCCGGGCGAGGCCCGGCACGCCGGACAGGATCGCCCGCACGAGTCGGCCGAGCCCCCCGCCCTGAGCCAGGTCGCGGCCGTAGGCAGTGAGATCGACGCCGGTCAGCACCACCTCCCGCCCGCCATGCTCCACGATGCGGGCGACCTGCTCGACGACCGCCGCTTCCGGCACCGAGCGCGAGCGACCCCGCCCGAACGGGATGACGCAGAAGGTGCAGGCATGGTCGCAGCCGTTCTGCACCGGCACGAAGGCGCGGGTGTGCCCGGCGACGCCGGTGATGGCCGTGGGCGCGAGCGCCCGCGCCTCCATGACGGCGCCGGGCGGGGTCGGTTCCCGCCACGCGCGGGGTGCGAGCTTGTCGCTGTTGCCGACGAGGCGGGCGACCTCCGGCATGGCGGCGTAGAGATCGGTCTCGACCTCGGCGCCGCAGCCCGTCACCACGATCTCGGCGTCCGGCCGTTCGCGGGCGACCCGGCGGATCGCCTTGCGCGCCTGCCGGCCGGCCTCCGCCGTCACCGCGCAGGTATTGACGACGACGCGCGATCGCGCCCCCGCCTCGGGGCGGGCCGCCTGCCGCATCACCTCGGACTCGACGATGTTGAGGCGGCAGCCGAAGGTGAGGGTCTCGACGTCCATCAGGATGCCGGCCCGAACAGCTCCGGCGCGAAGCTGCCCTCCCCCTCGAGGAAGACCGGACCCGTCATCAGGACGTGGTCGTCGGCGCGCCACTCGATCACGAGGTCGCCCCCGGGCAAGCTCACGGTGGCGCCCCGCCCGATCATGCGCAGGCGCGAGGCCGCTACCACCGTGGCACAGGCGGCGGTGCCGCAGGCGAGCGTCAGCCCGGCGCCGCGCTCCCAGACCCGGAGCTTGATCGCCTCGCGTCCCGTCACCTGTGCCACCGAGATGTTCGCCCGCTCGGGGAAGATCGGGTGGTTCTCCAGCATCGGCCCGATCCGGGCGAGATCGTAGGTGTCGGGGTCGCGCTCGACGAAGAAGATCGCGTGCGGGTTGCCCATGCTGAGCGCGGCGGGGGAGTGCAGGATCGGATCGTCGATCGGGCCGATCTGCAGCTCGATGCGGCGGGTGTCGGGGAAGGGGTCGCGCAGGGGGATCTCGTCCCAGGCGAGCCGCGGCTGGCCCATGTCGACGGTGAAGGACCGGTCGGCCACCCGCCGCACCTCGACGAGGCCGGCCTTCGTCTCCAGCGTCAGCCGGCCGCTCTCGGCGGGCCGTGCCATGGCGGGATCGTCGAACATGGCGAAGGCGACGCAGCGGGTGCCGTTGCCGCAGGCGCCCGATTCCGAGCCGTCCGTGTTGTAGATCCGCAGGAAGGCATCGGTGCCCGGGGTTGCGGGATCGTGCATCACCATGAGCTGGTCGAAGGCCGAGTGCGGATCGCCCGCGATCGCCCGCGCCTCCTCTGGCCGGACGCGGATGTCCGTGCCGCGCAGGTCGAGGACCACGATCGCGTTGCCCGCGCCGTGCATCTTCAGGAATCTTCGGTTGCTGAGCGCGCTCATGCTGTCCGGCGGTTGGAGGGGCCCGTCCGGGGCCGGGACCGCTATATGGCAAAGTCCGGAACGCCGCGCGACCCCGGCCGGGTGCGGGGCTGCGGTCCGGGTTCCGCGCCGGACGACCCTCGCAGGCGGTCCGCTTCGTCACTAGTTTCCCCGGGCCCTCACCGCCTGGCGCCCGATTCGGCGCGCCGGTCCCCTCGCCGGAGCGACACCGTGACCCGCCTTCGTTCCCTTCTGTCCGCCGGTCTCCTCGCCCTCGCGTCCGGTTCCGGGTTCGCGCAGGAGGCCGCGCCGCCGCCGGCCTCAAACGCGCCCCCGCCCGCGGTGACGAATCCGCTGTCGACCACGACCGTGCCCGACACCGGCAAGCCCGACCCGAACCGGACCACCGCGCCGCAGCCCGAGAAGGCCCTGGCCCCACCGGCCGGCGCGCCCGCTCCCGCCGCCGCGCCCTCACCCCGCAAGGCGCTCGTCGAGACGCCCGGTGACGCCAACGACGTGGATGAGGTCTCGCTGCCGCCGAAGCCCGCCGCGATCCTGTCCGGCAAGGCGAAGTGGGAGGAGGCCGTGCCGAGTCTCAAGGCCGCTTTCGCGCGGATCGAGGCGGAGCTGTCGAAGTCCGGCGTCGTGCCGACGGGCCGTCCGATCGCCGTCTTCGCCAAGACCGACGACGACGGCTTCCAGTACGAGGCGATGGTGCCGGTGGCCGAGATCCCGGCGGCCAAGGGCGCCGAGAAGCGGGCGGACGGCGAGGGCATCCGCTTCGGCACCACGCCGAGCGGCAAGGCCCTGCGTTTCCCGCACAAGGGATCCTACGACGAGATCGACGGCACCTACGAGACGCTGACCGCCTATCTCGACGCGAAGGACATCGTGGTGCAGGACCGCTTCATCGAGGAATACGTCACCGACCTGAACGACCGCGCCGACGAGAAGCTCGACGTGAACATCTACGCGCTGGTGAAGTGAGAGCCGCGCATCCCCCTCGTTGGAACGCCGCGTGAAGAGTGGGGTCGTGCGCGGCGGTACCGCCGCGCTTCTTTCCACAAGCCCTATCGTCG carries:
- a CDS encoding heme ABC transporter permease, yielding MSALPSTSLWTRLSNPGHFLRWSGAAGPWLAGLSALTLGLGLYLSWFVAPPDYQQGETVRIMFIHVPAAWLGVFFYGSMTLSAIGTLVWRHPLADVAQRAAAPIGAAFTLICLVTGSLWGKPMWGTYWVWDARLTSMLVLFLIYCGIIALWRTMEDPNRAARAVAILTLVGAVNLPIIKFSVNWWSTLHQPASILRMGGPTIDPSMLYPLLTMIAAATLLGVTLHLYAMRTEILRRRVRTLTIREAERLDAGAPVLVPGPAAGSTPLGQAL
- the ccmD gene encoding heme exporter protein CcmD; amino-acid sequence: MLGLGPHADFILGAYAFSGLVMAGLVLNAIRDRRAQERALADLQRRDRP
- a CDS encoding DsbE family thiol:disulfide interchange protein, with the translated sequence MSEPQNSASEPVRRSLLLIIPLVAFVVLAGLFFLRLRSGVDPAAIPSALIGKPVPAFELPGVPGLEAEGRPVPGLSSADLKGGVTLVNFWASWCAPCQVEHPMLMRLAREPGLRLVGIDYKDAPENGRRFLARNGVPFSAVGLDASGRVGIDFGVYGVPETFIVGPDGIIRDKLVGIVTPENLNAVLAKIRAAAGPGGQAAAR
- a CDS encoding septation protein A — translated: MQIESVPPQRHLAPLPKLALELGPLVLFFLGNAYAERFGVAADQKLFAATGLFIAATVIALTIHYALVRRLPIMPLVSGVVVVVFGGLTLVLQDKTFIMVKPTIVNTLFGLVLLGGLVFGKSLLSVVLDSVFALTDEGWRKLTFRWGLFFLALAALNEVVWRTQTEDFWVSFKVFGIMPLTILFALAQTPLLSRYERKDGRAEDPAEAA
- the ftsY gene encoding signal recognition particle-docking protein FtsY; this encodes MSQDEKPGWFGRLFGRKGTPAAEETPVPAPDSPASPSEGEPDFATGADDVKHVPLPPSEPSPEDADRNAVPDEIEGADLQPIEGETERPPAGTAGDAPARGAEPADTTAQAFEPEPAEPASSALQLGTAPPDPDIQPVDTAAALATDAAKDFDLAEPAETRGWWGRLTAGMKRTSTSLSDRVTGLFTKRKLDATTLEDLEDALIQADFGVETATRVSEAVGKGRYEKGISPDEVRAILAAEVERALDPVAEPLRIEADRKPFVILMVGVNGAGKTTTIGKLASKLKAEGRSVMLAAGDTFRAAAVEQLKVWGERTGTPVVTRAQGADAAGLAFDALQDAKRQGTDVLLIDTAGRLQNKAGLMAELEKIVRVMRKLDAEAPHATLLVLDATVGQNALSQVELFSQAAPVSGLVMTKLDGTARGGILIALAAKFGLPVHFIGVGEGVEDLEPFTARDFARAIAGLEKA
- a CDS encoding RluA family pseudouridine synthase, translating into MILPDIGARLLYRDALLLVIDKPAGLPVHPGPKGGETLTDHLDALRFGLPRRPEVVHRLDRDTSGCLALGRHAKALTRLNRLFATAMAEKVYWALVEGGPEAESTSIDLPLARRSDDPRSWWMKADPAGEPALTHVRVLGRTPDRARSWLELRPVTGRTHQLRVHCAASGFPIVGDAIYGSAPRTGFPGLQLHARALTLPLYPKKEPVHAEAPVPEHMRAGLAECGWRA
- the mtaB gene encoding tRNA (N(6)-L-threonylcarbamoyladenosine(37)-C(2))-methylthiotransferase MtaB, translating into MDVETLTFGCRLNIVESEVMRQAARPEAGARSRVVVNTCAVTAEAGRQARKAIRRVARERPDAEIVVTGCGAEVETDLYAAMPEVARLVGNSDKLAPRAWREPTPPGAVMEARALAPTAITGVAGHTRAFVPVQNGCDHACTFCVIPFGRGRSRSVPEAAVVEQVARIVEHGGREVVLTGVDLTAYGRDLAQGGGLGRLVRAILSGVPGLARLRLSSIDSIEADADLVAALAEEARLMPHLHLSLQAGDDLVLKRMKRRHARADAIRFCETIRRLRPGAVFGADLIAGFPTETEAQFARTLDLVEACGLTHLHVFPFSPRPGTPAARMPPVDPGLVRERAARLRDVGAAALRRHLDAEVGESRLVLAERGGTGRTEAFTPVRLTAEPGEIRAVRIAGHDGRTLIAG
- the dapF gene encoding diaminopimelate epimerase, whose amino-acid sequence is MSALSNRRFLKMHGAGNAIVVLDLRGTDIRVRPEEARAIAGDPHSAFDQLMVMHDPATPGTDAFLRIYNTDGSESGACGNGTRCVAFAMFDDPAMARPAESGRLTLETKAGLVEVRRVADRSFTVDMGQPRLAWDEIPLRDPFPDTRRIELQIGPIDDPILHSPAALSMGNPHAIFFVERDPDTYDLARIGPMLENHPIFPERANISVAQVTGREAIKLRVWERGAGLTLACGTAACATVVAASRLRMIGRGATVSLPGGDLVIEWRADDHVLMTGPVFLEGEGSFAPELFGPAS
- a CDS encoding GyrI-like domain-containing protein encodes the protein MTRLRSLLSAGLLALASGSGFAQEAAPPPASNAPPPAVTNPLSTTTVPDTGKPDPNRTTAPQPEKALAPPAGAPAPAAAPSPRKALVETPGDANDVDEVSLPPKPAAILSGKAKWEEAVPSLKAAFARIEAELSKSGVVPTGRPIAVFAKTDDDGFQYEAMVPVAEIPAAKGAEKRADGEGIRFGTTPSGKALRFPHKGSYDEIDGTYETLTAYLDAKDIVVQDRFIEEYVTDLNDRADEKLDVNIYALVK